In Camelus bactrianus isolate YW-2024 breed Bactrian camel chromosome 10, ASM4877302v1, whole genome shotgun sequence, a genomic segment contains:
- the CWC15 gene encoding spliceosome-associated protein CWC15 homolog has translation MTTAARPTFEPARGGRGKGEGDLSQLSKQYSSRDLPSHTKIKYRQTTQDAPEEVRNRDFRRELEERERAAAREKNRDRPAREHTTSSSVSKKPRLDQIPAANLDADDPLTDEEDEDEDFEEESDDDDTAALLAELEKIKKERAEEQARKEQEQKAEEERIRMENILSGNPLLNLTGPSQPQANFKVKRRWDDDVVFKNCAKGVDDQKKDKRFVNDTLRSEFHKKFMEKYIK, from the exons ATGACAACAGCGGCTAGGCCAACTTTTGAACCTGCAAGAGgtgggagaggaaaaggagaaggtgATTTGAGCCAACTCTCAAAGCAGTATTCAAGTAGAGACCTACCCTCTCATACAAAGATAAAATATAG ACAGACCACTCAGGATGCCCCTGAAGAGGTTCGGAACCGTGACTTCAGGAGAGAgttggaagagagagaaagagctgctgcaagagagaaaaatagagacCGCCCAGCCCGAG AACATACAACCTCCTCTTCAGTGTCAAAGAAGCCTCGCTTAGACCAGATTCCTGCTGCCAACCTCGATGCAGATGATCCTCTGACAGAT GaggaagatgaagatgaagactTTGAAGAGGAGAGTGACGATGACGACACTGCAGCCCTTCTCGCAGagctggaaaaaattaaaaaagaacgcGCTGAGGAGCAGGCCAGGAAG GAACAAGAACAAAAAGCTGAAGAAGAAAGGATTCGAATGGAAAACATTCTGAGTGGAAACCCTCTCCTTAACCTCACTGGCCCATCCCAGCCTCAGGCCAACTTCAAAGTTAAGAGAAG atGGGATGATGATGTTGTTTTCAAGAACTGTGCAAAAGGTGTAGATGATCAGAAGAAAGACAAAAGATTTGTAAATGATACACTGcgatctgaatttcacaaaaaGTTCATGGAGAAATATATTAAATAG